Proteins co-encoded in one Salvia splendens isolate huo1 chromosome 4, SspV2, whole genome shotgun sequence genomic window:
- the LOC121799508 gene encoding BTB/POZ domain-containing protein At5g03250-like, whose protein sequence is MAYMRLGSKSEAFHRDGHTWQCTSGLLSDVTVEIGEISFHLHKFPLLSRSGLLEKLISEMPNADGSPCVLQLSQLPGGAKSFELVAKFCYGVKIELTSMNVVSLRCASEHLQMSEEYGEGNLIAQTETFLTEVFGNWTDTIKALETCEEVLVHAEELHIVTRCIHSLAVKACADPNLFGWPVAGCNEAGRPSGAGFWNGICTGSKNLSVTEDWWYEDVSFLSMPLYKRMIQAVEAGGMKAENVAGAVVFYAKKYIPQMNRQSSFKNLKTYSTISIPSESDQGSLLEELVELLPYKKGVVHTRFLLRLLRTAMVLQASQPCRENLERRIGLQLDQSALEDLLIPNIGYSVETLYDIDCFQRILDHFMSIEQASTAVSPCIITEESQMAGDGTNSLTSLTMVANLVDAYLAEVAPDINFKFPKFLSLAAAMPDYARPIADGIYRAIDIYLKAHAWLGDADREQMCRLMNCQKLSLEASTHAAQNERLPLRVIVQVLFFEQLRLRTSISGWLFVSDNLDSSQDPSSVLPTSKWRYRDDRTSDMEDVRERVSELEKECQTLREEFRKLKTKRSWNIFWRRSNAKAQKPCSNEKKHQQKSDLAS, encoded by the exons ATGGCGTACATGAGACTTGGTTCCAAATCGGAAGCCTTTCATCGCGACGGCCACACTTG GCAGTGCACTTCTGGTTTACTCAGCGATGTAACAGTTGAAATTGGGGAAATATCGTTTCATCTTCACAAG TTTCCTCTGCTATCGAGAAGTGGATTGCTCGAGAAGCTTATTTCGGAAATGCCTAATGCTGATGGATCGCCTTGTGTTTTACAATTGAGTCAGCTTCCCGGTGGAGCGAAATCGTTTGAGCTAGTTGCGAAATTTTGCTATGGTGTCAAAATCGAGCTCACATCGATGAATGTGGTTAGTCTTCGATGTGCATCTGAGCACCTCCAGATGAGTGAAGAGTATGGAGAGGGGAATCTGATTGCACAAACCGAGACGTTTCTCACGGAAGTGTTTGGAAATTGGACGGACACGATTAAAGCACTTGAGACTTGTGAGGAGGTTCTGGTGCACGCGGAGGAGCTCCACATTGTGACGAGATGCATACATTCGTTGGCAGTGAAGGCGTGCGCGGATCCTAATTTGTTCGGATGGCCTGTAGCAGGGTGCAACGAGGCAGGACGGCCTTCAGGGGCTGGGTTTTGGAACGGGATATGCACTGGTTCAAAGAACCTATCAGTGACTGAGGATTGGTGGTATGAGGATGTGTCCTTCCTTAGTATGCCTCTGTATAAACGGATGATCCAGGCTGTGGAGGCGGGAGGGATGAAGGCCGAGAATGTGGCGGGGGCAGTAGTGTTCTACGCCAAGAAGTATATACCACAGATGAATAGGCAGTCCAGCTTCAAGAATTTGAAGACTTATTCGACTATCTCCATCCCTTCTGAGTCGGACCAAGGgtcgctccttgaggagctagTGGAGTTGTTGCCTTACAAGAAAGGCGTGGTGCATACGAGGTTCCTTCTCAGGCTGCTACGAACTGCCATGGTGCTGCAGGCGAGTCAGCCGTGCAGGGAGAATCTGGAGAGGCGAATTGGGCTGCAGTTGGATCAATCTGCTTTGGAGGATCTTTTGATACCAAACATTGGATATTCTGTGGAAACGTTGTACGATATAGACTGTTTTCAGAGAATTCTGGACCACTTTATGTCGATAGAACAGGCTTCAACGGCTGTTTCTCCGTGCATTATTACGGAAGAAAGTCAGATGGCAGGAGACGGGACGAATTCATTGACATCTTTAACCATGGTTGCTAATCTTGTAGATGCTTATCTTGCTGAAGTTGCTCCTGATATTAATTTCAAGTTTCCAAAGTTCCTGTCTCTTGCTGCTGCCATGCCTGACTATGCTAGGCCGATTGCTGATGGAATTTATCGCGCGATTGATATATATCTCAAG GCGCATGCTTGGCTGGGAGATGCGGATCGGGAGCAAATGTGTCGACTGATGAACTGTCAAAAGCTTTCGTTGGAGGCCAGCACTCATGCTGCGCAAAATGAGAGGCTGCCTCTGAGGGTTATTGTGCAAGTCTTGTTCTTTGAGCAGCTGCGGCTGCGCACATCAATCTCCGGCTGGCTATTTGTCTCAGACAACCTAGATAGCTCCCAGGATCCGAGCTCGGTTCTTCCAACATCCAAGTGGCGCTATAGGGATGACAGGACATCCGACATGGAGGACGTGAGGGAACGTGTTAGTGAGCTTGAGAAGGAGTGCCAGACCCTGAGAGAGGAGTTTAGGAAGCTTAAAACAAAGAGGAGTTGGAATATATTTTGGAGAAGAAGCAATGCTAAGGCCCAGAAACCATGCAGCAACGAGAAGAAGCATCAGCAAAAGAGCGATTTGGCAAGTTAA